One genomic segment of Paraburkholderia caffeinilytica includes these proteins:
- a CDS encoding ATP-dependent helicase, which yields MDIQYASPRQFHLRPESTVLSVAESPPPSDTGTDCAAWLAKLNEAQREAVEYGADSPNAPPGALLVIAGAGSGKTNTLAHRVANLVVKGADPRRILLLTFSRRAALDMIRRVTRIAGAALGARAALAQGLTWSGTFHSVGARLLREYADLIGLAPAFTINDREDSADLMNLVRHELGLSAKERRFPAKGACFAIYSRVVNTGASLADVLNSAFPWCREWEADLRMLFAAYVEAKQKQSVLDYDDLLLYWSHMAAEPAIAADLSARFDHVLVDEYQDTNRLQASILLALKPDGRGLTVVGDDAQSIYSFRGATVRNILDFPTHFDPPARQITLERNYRSTGPILAASNAVIELASERYTKNLWTDNASAQRPRLVTVADEADQARYIVEQVLEAREQGIKLKSQAVLFRAAHHSAALEIELTRRNIPFVKFGGLKFLDSVHVKDVLAVLRWAENPRDRVAGFRVVQLLPGIGPATAAKVLDDVVARAGTGNPADFPRSAGGALAAFAPPPRAQADWHPFVKLMSSVYGRQTPWPAEFEMVRRWYEPHLERNHEDAAIRHADVLQMESIAGTYASRERFLTELTLDPPDATSDESGVPLIDEDYLILSTIHSAKGQEWRNVFVLNGVDGCIPSDLGTGSEEDIDEERRLLYVAMTRAKEDLHIVVPQRFYVHNQTHMGDRHVWASRTRFIPAHLMPLFDAYAWPRVPVPSAPTAAGLAAAAQAKIEIGARLRKMWD from the coding sequence ATGGATATACAGTATGCGTCGCCGCGTCAATTCCACCTCAGGCCCGAATCCACTGTGCTCTCCGTCGCCGAATCTCCGCCACCGTCCGATACCGGGACCGACTGCGCCGCCTGGCTGGCAAAGCTCAACGAGGCGCAACGCGAAGCCGTCGAGTACGGCGCCGACAGTCCCAACGCGCCGCCGGGCGCGCTGCTGGTGATCGCGGGAGCCGGCTCCGGCAAGACCAACACGCTGGCGCACCGGGTTGCCAATCTGGTGGTGAAGGGCGCCGATCCGCGCCGCATCCTGCTGCTGACCTTCTCCCGCCGCGCCGCGCTCGACATGATTCGCCGCGTCACGCGCATCGCCGGTGCGGCGCTCGGTGCGCGCGCCGCGCTCGCGCAAGGGCTGACCTGGTCCGGGACTTTCCATAGCGTGGGTGCGCGGCTATTGCGCGAATACGCGGATCTGATCGGCCTCGCGCCGGCCTTCACGATCAACGACCGCGAGGATTCCGCCGACCTGATGAATCTTGTGCGCCACGAGCTCGGCTTGTCGGCGAAAGAGCGGCGCTTTCCGGCCAAGGGCGCCTGCTTTGCGATCTACTCGCGCGTCGTGAACACCGGCGCGTCGCTCGCCGACGTGCTCAACAGCGCGTTTCCCTGGTGCCGCGAGTGGGAAGCCGATCTGCGCATGTTGTTCGCCGCATACGTCGAAGCCAAGCAGAAGCAGAGCGTGCTCGACTACGACGACCTGCTGCTCTACTGGTCGCATATGGCCGCGGAGCCGGCGATCGCGGCCGATCTGTCGGCGCGCTTCGATCACGTGCTGGTCGACGAGTATCAGGACACCAACCGCCTGCAGGCATCGATCCTGCTCGCGCTGAAACCGGACGGCCGCGGCCTGACCGTGGTCGGCGACGACGCGCAGTCGATCTATTCGTTTCGCGGCGCGACCGTGCGCAACATTCTCGATTTCCCGACACATTTCGATCCGCCCGCGAGACAGATCACGCTCGAGCGCAATTACCGCTCGACCGGGCCGATCCTGGCGGCGTCGAATGCGGTGATCGAGCTTGCCAGCGAGCGTTACACGAAGAATCTGTGGACCGACAACGCCTCGGCGCAGCGGCCGCGTCTGGTGACGGTCGCCGACGAGGCGGATCAGGCGCGCTATATCGTCGAACAGGTGCTCGAAGCGCGCGAGCAGGGCATCAAGCTCAAGTCACAGGCGGTGCTGTTTCGCGCCGCGCATCACAGCGCCGCGCTCGAGATCGAACTGACCCGGCGCAACATTCCGTTCGTGAAGTTCGGCGGTTTGAAGTTTCTCGACTCGGTGCACGTCAAGGATGTGCTCGCCGTGTTGCGCTGGGCGGAGAATCCGCGCGACCGTGTCGCGGGTTTTCGCGTCGTGCAATTGCTGCCGGGGATTGGTCCCGCCACCGCCGCGAAGGTGCTGGACGACGTCGTGGCCCGGGCCGGCACCGGCAATCCGGCCGATTTCCCCCGTAGCGCCGGAGGCGCGCTGGCCGCCTTTGCGCCGCCCCCTCGTGCGCAGGCGGACTGGCATCCATTCGTCAAGCTGATGTCGAGCGTGTACGGGCGGCAGACGCCGTGGCCGGCGGAGTTCGAAATGGTGCGGCGCTGGTACGAGCCGCATCTCGAGCGCAATCATGAGGACGCGGCGATCCGTCACGCGGATGTGCTGCAGATGGAAAGCATCGCGGGCACCTACGCGTCGCGCGAACGCTTCCTGACCGAGCTGACGCTCGATCCGCCCGACGCCACCAGCGACGAATCCGGCGTGCCGCTGATCGACGAGGACTACCTGATCCTGTCCACGATTCATTCGGCGAAAGGGCAGGAGTGGCGCAACGTGTTCGTGCTGAACGGCGTCGACGGTTGTATCCCGTCCGATCTCGGCACCGGCAGCGAAGAGGACATCGACGAGGAACGGCGCCTGTTATATGTGGCGATGACGCGCGCGAAGGAAGACCTGCATATCGTCGTGCCGCAGCGTTTTTACGTGCACAACCAGACCCATATGGGCGACCGTCATGTGTGGGCGTCGCGCACGCGGTTCATTCCGGCGCATCTGATGCCCTTGTTCGACGCCTACGCCTGGCCGCGCGTGCCGGTGCCGAGCGCGCCGACAGCGGCGGGCCTGGCCGCGGCCGCGCAGGCGAAGATCGAGATCGGGGCCAGGCTCAGGAAGATGTGGGACTGA
- a CDS encoding CreA family protein yields MKPTVLRIALAVIAALLLSPAQSEEVASVNTNFRITGSDRVVVEAYDDPLVQGVTCYVSRARTGGVKGTLGIAEDPTEASIACRQVGAIHFTGPVKQQSDVFSVSMSLIFKSLHVVRVVDAKRNTLVYMTYSDRIVSGSAKNSVTAVPMPAGTTIPVK; encoded by the coding sequence ATGAAACCCACCGTGCTGCGCATCGCGCTTGCAGTCATTGCCGCCCTGCTGCTGTCTCCGGCCCAGAGCGAAGAAGTCGCCAGCGTCAATACCAATTTCCGCATTACCGGTTCCGACCGCGTGGTCGTCGAAGCCTACGATGATCCGCTGGTCCAAGGCGTGACCTGCTACGTTTCACGGGCGCGCACGGGTGGCGTCAAGGGCACGCTGGGCATCGCCGAAGATCCGACCGAAGCGTCGATCGCTTGCCGGCAAGTGGGTGCGATTCACTTCACCGGTCCGGTTAAACAACAATCCGATGTGTTCTCGGTCAGCATGTCGCTGATCTTCAAATCGCTGCATGTCGTGCGGGTGGTCGACGCGAAGCGCAACACGCTCGTGTACATGACCTACAGCGACCGCATCGTCAGCGGCAGCGCGAAAAACAGCGTGACCGCCGTGCCGATGCCGGCCGGTACGACGATTCCGGTCAAGTAG
- a CDS encoding sodium:proton antiporter → MKRHAVWSSMVLAAALTLAGWPQLASAATLDGASLSALWGLPFAGVLLSIAVFPLVAPAFWHHHFGKIAAAWALLFLVPFALTFGAGMALGTLVHAVLEEYIPFIVLLAALYTVAGGICVRGNLHGSPRLNTAILALGTLLASIMGTTGAAMLLIRPLLRANDNRKHVVHVVVFFIFLVANAGGSLSPLGDPPLFLGFLQGVGFFWTTTHLAWPMLFVCVVLLGAFHALDSYYFHRREEERSRFLDPTPDSPRLGVDGKINFVLLAAVIALVLMSGLWKSDVMFDVFGTHVALQNAVRDVALIGVTLLSLALTPRAARAGNDFNWAPIEEVAKLFAGIFVTIAPVITILRAGEAGAFAGIVHLVNPSGQPHDLMYFWATGLLSSFLDNAPTYLVFFNLAGGDAQTLMTTGATTLAAISAGAVFMGANTYIGNAPNFMVKAIAESRGVRMPSFFAYLGWSVVVLMPLFVLTGWLFF, encoded by the coding sequence ATGAAACGACATGCCGTATGGTCGAGCATGGTGCTCGCCGCTGCATTGACGCTGGCCGGCTGGCCTCAACTGGCGTCGGCGGCCACGCTCGACGGCGCGAGCCTGTCGGCGTTGTGGGGCTTGCCCTTTGCGGGCGTGCTCCTGTCGATCGCGGTGTTCCCGTTGGTCGCGCCGGCATTCTGGCATCACCATTTCGGCAAGATCGCGGCAGCCTGGGCTCTGTTGTTCCTGGTGCCGTTCGCGCTTACCTTCGGCGCAGGTATGGCGCTCGGTACGCTGGTACATGCGGTGCTCGAAGAATACATTCCGTTCATCGTGTTGCTGGCGGCGCTGTATACGGTCGCGGGCGGCATCTGCGTGCGCGGCAATCTGCATGGCTCGCCGCGCCTGAATACCGCAATTCTTGCGCTGGGCACGCTGTTGGCCAGCATCATGGGCACGACCGGTGCGGCGATGCTGCTGATTCGCCCCTTGCTGCGCGCCAACGACAACCGCAAGCACGTCGTTCATGTGGTGGTGTTCTTCATCTTCCTGGTGGCGAACGCGGGCGGCTCGTTGTCGCCGCTCGGCGACCCGCCGCTTTTTCTCGGCTTCCTGCAGGGCGTCGGTTTCTTCTGGACCACCACGCATCTGGCGTGGCCGATGCTGTTCGTCTGCGTCGTGCTGCTGGGCGCGTTCCATGCATTGGACTCGTACTATTTCCATCGGCGTGAAGAAGAGCGTTCGCGCTTTCTCGATCCGACGCCGGATTCGCCGCGACTGGGCGTCGACGGCAAGATCAACTTCGTGCTTCTCGCCGCCGTGATTGCGCTGGTCCTGATGAGCGGACTCTGGAAGTCGGACGTGATGTTCGACGTATTCGGCACGCACGTCGCATTGCAAAATGCGGTGCGCGATGTTGCGCTGATCGGCGTCACCTTGCTCTCGCTGGCGTTGACGCCGCGTGCGGCACGCGCGGGCAATGACTTCAATTGGGCACCGATCGAAGAGGTCGCCAAACTGTTTGCCGGCATTTTCGTGACGATCGCGCCGGTCATCACGATCCTGCGTGCGGGCGAGGCGGGCGCGTTCGCCGGCATCGTGCACCTGGTCAACCCGTCCGGCCAGCCGCACGACCTGATGTACTTCTGGGCGACCGGCCTGCTATCGTCGTTTCTCGACAATGCGCCGACCTACCTGGTGTTCTTCAACCTGGCCGGCGGCGACGCGCAGACGTTGATGACCACCGGCGCCACCACGCTCGCGGCGATCTCGGCCGGCGCGGTATTCATGGGCGCCAACACGTACATCGGCAATGCGCCGAACTTCATGGTGAAAGCGATCGCGGAGTCGCGCGGCGTTCGCATGCCGAGCTTTTTCGCGTATCTGGGCTGGTCGGTTGTCGTGCTGATGCCACTGTTCGTCCTCACCGGCTGGCTGTTTTTTTGA
- a CDS encoding 2-hydroxyacid dehydrogenase, with protein MQKILVARPIFPDVIERLKQYFDVDWHQGDVLPADELTRRLADKDGALTAGDPVGAAALAAAPRLRVVSNMAVGYNNFDMAAFNAANVLGTNTPDVLNESTADFGWALMMAAARRIAESEHWLRAGKWEKWAYDGFLGTDIYGSTLGVIGMGRIGQALARRAKGFNMQVIYHNRSRVAPEIEAELNAEYASKQDLLQRADHVVLVLPYAKENHHTIGAAELALMKPTATLTNIARGGIVDDAALVEALRTKQIAAAGLDVYEGEPKLNPALLTVPNVVLTPHIASATESTRRAMANLAADNLIAALGEGPRAGRPPNPINPEVIGKARS; from the coding sequence ATGCAGAAGATCCTCGTTGCCCGTCCAATCTTTCCCGATGTGATCGAACGGCTCAAACAGTATTTCGACGTCGACTGGCACCAGGGCGACGTCTTGCCCGCCGACGAGTTGACGCGACGTCTCGCGGATAAAGACGGCGCGCTGACCGCGGGCGATCCGGTCGGCGCGGCGGCGCTCGCAGCGGCGCCGCGTCTGCGCGTGGTGTCGAACATGGCCGTGGGCTACAACAACTTCGACATGGCCGCGTTCAACGCGGCGAACGTGCTCGGCACCAACACGCCGGACGTGCTGAACGAATCGACCGCCGATTTCGGCTGGGCGCTGATGATGGCCGCGGCGCGCCGCATCGCCGAATCGGAACACTGGCTGCGCGCGGGCAAATGGGAGAAGTGGGCCTATGACGGTTTTCTCGGCACCGACATTTACGGCTCGACGCTCGGCGTGATCGGCATGGGCCGGATCGGGCAGGCGCTGGCGCGTCGCGCGAAGGGCTTCAACATGCAGGTGATCTATCACAACCGTTCGCGCGTCGCGCCGGAGATCGAGGCGGAGCTGAACGCGGAATACGCGTCCAAACAGGACCTGCTGCAGCGTGCTGATCACGTGGTGCTCGTCTTGCCGTACGCGAAGGAAAACCACCACACGATCGGCGCGGCCGAACTCGCGCTGATGAAGCCGACCGCAACGCTCACCAACATCGCACGCGGCGGCATCGTCGACGATGCGGCGCTGGTCGAAGCGCTGCGTACGAAACAGATTGCCGCCGCCGGTCTGGATGTTTACGAGGGCGAGCCGAAGCTGAACCCGGCGCTGCTGACCGTGCCGAATGTCGTGCTGACGCCGCACATCGCCAGTGCGACCGAGTCAACGCGCCGCGCCATGGCGAACCTCGCCGCGGACAATCTGATCGCGGCGCTGGGTGAAGGCCCGCGCGCCGGCCGGCCGCCGAATCCGATCAACCCCGAGGTCATCGGCAAGGCGCGTTCATGA
- the pncB gene encoding nicotinate phosphoribosyltransferase, giving the protein MIITSLLDTDLYKFTMMQVVLHHFPAANVEYKFRCRTPNVDLVPYIGEIRDEVRKLCDLRFTDDELDYLRRMRFIKGDFIEFLALFHLNEKYISIKPSPKGNGEIDIEIKGPWLHTILFEIPMLAIVNEVYFRNTQQKPDYSEGRGRLVEKIKLLGARPEFADCKIADYGTRRRFSKQWHEEVILTLKDGLGEQFAGTSNVFYAMKHSLTPLGTMAHEYLQACQALGPRLRDSQIFGFEMWAKEYRGDLGIALSDVYGMEAFLRDFDMYFCKLFDGARHDSGDPFDWGERLLKHYEANRCDPRTKILVFSDALDIPKVLQLYERFRGRCKLAFGVGTNLTNDLGYNPLQIVIKMVRCNGQPVAKLSDSPGKNMCEDKAYLAYLRQVFGIAQPEEDAAAK; this is encoded by the coding sequence ATGATTATTACTTCGCTGCTCGACACCGATCTGTACAAGTTCACGATGATGCAAGTGGTGTTGCATCACTTTCCCGCGGCGAATGTCGAGTACAAGTTTCGCTGCCGCACGCCGAATGTCGACCTCGTGCCGTACATCGGCGAGATTCGCGATGAAGTGCGCAAGCTCTGCGATCTGCGCTTCACCGACGACGAACTCGACTATCTGCGGCGCATGCGCTTCATCAAGGGCGACTTCATCGAGTTTCTCGCGCTGTTCCATCTGAACGAGAAATACATTTCGATCAAACCGTCGCCGAAGGGCAATGGCGAAATCGACATCGAGATCAAGGGACCGTGGCTGCACACGATCCTGTTCGAGATCCCGATGCTCGCGATCGTCAACGAGGTCTACTTCCGCAACACCCAGCAGAAGCCTGACTACAGCGAAGGGCGCGGCCGTCTCGTCGAGAAGATCAAACTGCTGGGCGCGCGCCCGGAATTCGCCGACTGCAAGATCGCCGACTACGGCACGCGCCGCCGCTTCTCGAAGCAATGGCACGAAGAAGTGATCCTCACGCTGAAAGACGGCCTCGGCGAGCAATTCGCCGGCACCAGCAATGTCTTCTACGCAATGAAGCACAGCCTCACGCCGCTCGGCACGATGGCGCACGAATACCTGCAGGCTTGTCAGGCGCTCGGCCCGCGGCTGCGCGATTCGCAGATATTCGGCTTCGAAATGTGGGCGAAAGAGTATCGCGGCGACCTGGGCATCGCATTGTCGGACGTGTACGGCATGGAGGCCTTCCTGCGCGACTTCGACATGTATTTCTGCAAACTGTTCGACGGCGCGCGCCACGATTCCGGCGATCCGTTCGACTGGGGCGAGCGCTTGCTCAAGCACTACGAGGCGAACCGCTGCGATCCGCGCACCAAGATCCTCGTGTTCTCCGACGCGCTCGACATTCCGAAGGTGCTGCAACTGTACGAGCGTTTCCGTGGCCGCTGCAAGCTGGCATTCGGCGTAGGAACCAATCTGACAAACGACCTGGGCTACAACCCGTTGCAGATCGTCATCAAGATGGTTCGCTGCAACGGTCAGCCGGTGGCGAAGCTGTCGGATTCGCCGGGCAAGAACATGTGCGAAGACAAGGCTTATCTCGCGTATCTGCGGCAGGTGTTCGGCATTGCGCAGCCCGAGGAAGACGCTGCTGCGAAGTAA
- a CDS encoding DUF4088 family protein, with product MGQITLTLKDETLATLRKDFDAFLRVSLKLDPQFATPSFEDFLRAKLLDNMVPLTEHAVQRMLQGGQYAWAKRTLDKEFPDVVAILMRQAGEFGFGFAARSEWTPEELAKQCRDWAAAIVKEAEGDAALIDPLAAQIKSAVQDIQALEEVMQTPAWRLVESLRQRVYEAKVACETSVGSTAREKLGELRGLLRLGISHGSFQKQEAQQIMEYLRLLKPEIFVEEPYDVFSRLAAWLRNFFVPPRPAPQQQQRQSR from the coding sequence ATGGGTCAAATCACCCTCACGCTCAAAGACGAGACCCTTGCGACGCTGCGCAAGGATTTCGACGCTTTTCTGCGGGTTTCGCTGAAGCTCGATCCGCAGTTCGCGACGCCGTCGTTCGAGGACTTTTTGCGCGCCAAGCTGCTCGACAACATGGTGCCGTTGACCGAGCACGCGGTTCAGCGGATGTTGCAAGGTGGCCAGTACGCATGGGCGAAACGCACGCTGGACAAGGAATTCCCGGACGTCGTCGCAATTCTGATGAGGCAGGCGGGAGAATTCGGCTTCGGCTTTGCGGCACGCTCTGAATGGACGCCGGAAGAGCTCGCCAAGCAGTGCCGCGACTGGGCGGCGGCCATCGTCAAGGAAGCGGAAGGCGACGCGGCGCTGATCGACCCGCTCGCGGCGCAGATCAAGAGCGCCGTGCAGGACATCCAGGCGCTCGAGGAAGTCATGCAGACGCCGGCCTGGCGTCTGGTGGAATCGCTGCGGCAGCGCGTCTACGAAGCCAAAGTGGCGTGCGAAACGAGCGTGGGCAGCACTGCACGCGAAAAGCTCGGCGAACTGCGCGGACTGCTGCGCCTGGGCATTTCACACGGCTCGTTCCAGAAGCAGGAAGCGCAGCAGATCATGGAATACCTGCGCCTGCTGAAGCCGGAGATTTTCGTCGAAGAGCCGTATGACGTGTTCTCACGCCTCGCCGCCTGGCTGCGCAATTTCTTTGTGCCGCCACGTCCGGCGCCGCAACAGCAACAACGTCAGTCACGGTAA
- the fdxA gene encoding ferredoxin FdxA: MTHVVTESCIKCRYTDCVDVCPVDCFREGPNFLAIDPDECIDCAVCVAECPVNAIYAEEDVPGDQQNFIELNADLAKNWPSITKTKAPLPEADEFKDVKEKLALLAR; this comes from the coding sequence ATGACTCACGTTGTGACCGAAAGCTGCATCAAGTGCCGCTATACCGACTGCGTCGATGTGTGCCCGGTGGACTGCTTTCGCGAAGGTCCCAACTTCCTCGCGATCGACCCCGATGAATGCATCGACTGCGCCGTGTGCGTGGCCGAGTGCCCGGTGAACGCCATTTATGCCGAAGAAGACGTGCCGGGCGACCAGCAGAACTTCATCGAGCTGAATGCCGATCTGGCGAAGAACTGGCCGAGCATCACCAAGACCAAAGCGCCGCTGCCGGAAGCCGACGAATTCAAGGACGTGAAGGAAAAGCTGGCCCTGCTCGCACGCTGA
- a CDS encoding helix-turn-helix transcriptional regulator, whose translation MTAHRFQDSARYWRTPLLPGADLLTAEYHDHEFTPHWHDAYTIPVIVAGAEGYRYRGSDYVAEAGSVPIINPGELHTGSKAVEAGWRYRVIYAPVEFIHELANEVAGKPQALPWFAPGVIRDPDLAQRLARAHRLLEAGDDPLAAEAAMLDALSTLLVRYAQTQPENSRLATDDARVATMQERLTGDLAEAVTLAEVARAAGLSPFHAARLFTQTTGLPPHAWRNQVRLQRALAPLRAGVSVTDVAAASGFTDQSHFTRHFRRMFGVPPGRWQGN comes from the coding sequence ATGACCGCCCATCGCTTTCAGGATTCCGCCCGCTACTGGCGCACGCCGCTTCTGCCCGGCGCGGACCTGCTCACGGCCGAATATCACGATCACGAGTTCACGCCGCATTGGCACGATGCGTACACGATTCCGGTGATCGTCGCGGGCGCCGAGGGCTATCGGTATCGCGGTTCGGACTATGTGGCCGAAGCAGGCAGCGTGCCGATCATCAATCCCGGCGAGTTGCACACAGGTTCGAAGGCGGTCGAGGCAGGCTGGCGCTATCGCGTGATCTATGCGCCGGTGGAGTTCATTCACGAGCTTGCCAATGAAGTCGCCGGCAAGCCGCAAGCATTGCCGTGGTTCGCGCCGGGCGTCATCCGCGATCCCGATCTGGCGCAGCGGCTGGCGCGTGCGCACCGTCTGCTGGAGGCCGGCGACGATCCGCTCGCCGCCGAAGCCGCGATGCTCGACGCGCTGTCCACCTTGCTGGTCCGCTACGCGCAAACGCAACCGGAAAACTCGCGCCTCGCCACCGACGACGCCCGCGTCGCGACGATGCAGGAGCGCCTGACCGGCGACCTCGCCGAAGCGGTCACGCTGGCCGAGGTCGCGCGGGCGGCAGGCCTGTCGCCCTTTCACGCCGCCCGCCTTTTCACGCAGACCACCGGATTGCCGCCGCACGCGTGGCGCAACCAGGTGCGCTTGCAGCGTGCGCTCGCGCCATTGCGAGCGGGCGTTTCGGTGACCGACGTCGCCGCGGCAAGTGGCTTCACGGATCAGAGCCATTTCACGCGCCATTTCCGGCGCATGTTCGGCGTGCCGCCGGGGCGCTGGCAAGGCAACTGA
- a CDS encoding AzlD domain-containing protein, protein MNYVVLILGMAAITWVIRAAVFVLGDRLVFPPLVRTALGFVPVTVLTAIIVPMAVSPHGTSAELTWRNPQLVGALAAIVVSALTRRPLLTIAVGLTVFFVWQGVVLK, encoded by the coding sequence ATGAACTACGTCGTTCTGATCCTCGGCATGGCTGCCATCACGTGGGTGATCCGCGCCGCCGTCTTCGTGCTCGGCGACCGGCTGGTGTTTCCGCCGCTCGTGCGCACCGCGCTCGGCTTCGTGCCCGTTACCGTGCTGACCGCGATCATCGTGCCGATGGCCGTCTCGCCGCACGGCACCAGTGCCGAATTGACCTGGCGCAATCCGCAACTGGTCGGCGCGCTCGCCGCCATCGTCGTCAGCGCCCTGACGCGGCGGCCCCTCCTGACCATCGCGGTCGGCCTGACGGTCTTTTTTGTCTGGCAAGGCGTCGTGCTTAAATAG
- a CDS encoding LutC/YkgG family protein — MDTSIARRNILARIRAAQGREPEPSASERDAAADYLARHPQGPRPEMPADLTTRFIEEAQKMATTVDTVETLREVPGAAHRYLTEHALPLQAIAWQTLQDLPWAEAGLNVEFRKPGDGDVVGFTGCFCATAETGTLVLLSGPETYASASLLPETHIAIVPASRVVAGHEEAFELIRSERGELPRAVNFVSGPSRTGDIEQTIVLGAHGPYRVHVIVVRGA, encoded by the coding sequence ATGGATACATCGATTGCCCGCCGTAATATCCTGGCGCGCATCCGTGCTGCGCAGGGGCGCGAGCCTGAGCCGTCCGCTTCCGAGCGTGACGCGGCTGCAGATTATCTGGCACGGCATCCCCAAGGTCCGCGTCCGGAGATGCCGGCCGATCTGACCACGCGCTTCATCGAAGAAGCGCAGAAAATGGCAACCACGGTCGATACGGTCGAGACACTGCGCGAGGTGCCTGGCGCCGCGCATCGCTACCTCACTGAACACGCTTTGCCGCTGCAGGCAATCGCATGGCAAACCCTGCAAGATCTGCCATGGGCCGAAGCCGGTCTCAACGTCGAATTTCGCAAGCCGGGTGACGGCGATGTGGTCGGTTTCACCGGCTGTTTCTGCGCGACTGCGGAGACGGGCACGCTCGTTCTGTTGTCCGGTCCGGAAACCTACGCGTCGGCCAGTCTGCTGCCGGAAACGCATATCGCGATCGTGCCGGCTTCGCGCGTCGTCGCAGGACATGAAGAGGCGTTCGAGCTGATCCGCAGCGAACGCGGCGAGCTTCCGCGTGCGGTCAATTTCGTCTCCGGGCCTTCGCGCACCGGCGATATCGAACAGACAATCGTGCTTGGCGCACATGGGCCGTATCGGGTGCATGTGATCGTCGTACGTGGCGCGTGA
- a CDS encoding DNA recombination protein RmuC — protein MTMILVAAVAVLAVALVIALALLMRGSRADGSEQVEMLSERIDAAADAQLHAYERLERQLRNDITETARVSRTEQSSGFAHFQQTLASQFSSMTTVQGGKIDGFAQQLDAVRHSLQQQAQQARDEQGRTLKQFGETLTLQLGQLTEANDRRFAEVRATIEQRLKDIEANNSTKLDEMRRTVDEKLHATLEQRLGESFKLVSDRLEQVHRGLGEMQTLAAGVGDLKKVLTNVKTRGTWGEVQLEALLEQLLTADQYAKNVATVPKSAERVEFAIKLPGHAETGGPATPVWLPIDAKFPREDYERLIEAQERADPVAVEEASRALEARIRAEARTIAEKYVSPPYTTDFALLFLPTEGLYAEVLRRPGLTDLLQRDYRVTIAGPTTLTALLNSLQMGFRTLAIEKRSSEVWQVLGAVKTEFGKFGDVLAKTKAQLETVTRSIEAAETRTRVMNRKLRDVEALPGDEASGLLGDVLTGADADE, from the coding sequence ATGACAATGATTCTGGTGGCGGCCGTCGCCGTGCTGGCGGTCGCCTTGGTGATCGCGTTGGCATTGCTGATGCGCGGCAGTCGCGCTGACGGAAGCGAGCAGGTCGAGATGCTCAGCGAACGTATCGACGCAGCGGCAGACGCGCAGTTGCATGCTTACGAGCGGCTCGAGCGGCAATTGCGCAATGACATCACCGAAACGGCGCGCGTCTCGCGTACCGAGCAGAGCAGCGGGTTCGCGCACTTTCAGCAAACGCTGGCATCGCAGTTCAGCAGTATGACGACGGTGCAGGGCGGCAAGATCGATGGCTTTGCGCAGCAACTCGACGCCGTGCGTCACAGCCTGCAGCAGCAGGCGCAGCAGGCACGCGACGAGCAAGGGCGCACGCTCAAGCAGTTCGGCGAAACGCTGACCCTGCAGCTGGGCCAGCTCACCGAGGCGAACGATCGCCGCTTTGCCGAAGTGCGTGCGACCATCGAGCAGCGTCTGAAAGACATCGAGGCGAACAACTCGACCAAGCTTGACGAGATGCGCCGCACCGTCGACGAAAAACTGCACGCCACGCTCGAACAACGCCTGGGCGAATCGTTCAAGCTGGTATCCGACCGGCTGGAGCAGGTGCATCGTGGTCTCGGCGAAATGCAGACGTTGGCTGCGGGCGTCGGCGATCTGAAGAAGGTCCTGACCAACGTCAAAACGCGCGGCACGTGGGGCGAAGTGCAACTCGAAGCATTGCTCGAACAACTGCTCACGGCGGATCAATACGCAAAGAACGTCGCGACGGTGCCGAAGAGTGCGGAGCGCGTCGAATTCGCAATCAAACTGCCGGGCCACGCGGAGACGGGTGGTCCGGCCACGCCGGTCTGGCTGCCGATCGACGCCAAGTTCCCGCGCGAAGACTACGAGCGGCTGATCGAGGCTCAGGAGCGCGCCGATCCGGTTGCGGTGGAGGAGGCGTCGCGCGCGCTCGAAGCGCGGATTCGCGCCGAGGCGCGCACGATCGCGGAGAAGTACGTGTCGCCGCCGTACACCACGGATTTCGCGCTGTTATTTCTGCCGACCGAAGGCCTGTACGCGGAAGTCCTGCGTCGGCCGGGTCTGACGGACCTGTTGCAGCGCGACTACCGCGTGACGATTGCCGGCCCGACCACGCTGACCGCCTTGCTCAATAGTTTGCAGATGGGGTTCCGCACGCTGGCGATCGAGAAGCGCTCGAGCGAAGTGTGGCAAGTGCTCGGCGCGGTGAAAACGGAGTTCGGCAAATTCGGCGACGTGCTGGCAAAGACCAAGGCGCAGCTTGAAACCGTGACGCGTTCGATCGAAGCCGCGGAAACCCGCACTCGCGTCATGAACCGCAAGTTGCGTGACGTCGAGGCGTTGCCGGGTGACGAGGCAAGTGGCTTGCTCGGCGACGTGCTAACGGGCGCGGATGCTGACGAGTAA